One Coffea arabica cultivar ET-39 chromosome 5c, Coffea Arabica ET-39 HiFi, whole genome shotgun sequence DNA window includes the following coding sequences:
- the LOC113690344 gene encoding 1-aminocyclopropane-1-carboxylate oxidase 1-like produces the protein MENFPVINMKNLNGDKRASTMEHIKDACENWGFFELVNHGIPHEMMDTVERLTKGHYKKCMEQRFKELVASKALEGVQVEITDMDWESTFFLRHLPVSNISQVPDLDNEYRTIMKEFAVRLEKLAEELLDLLCENLGLEKGYLKKAFYGSKGPNFGTNVSNYPPCPKPELIKGLRPHTDAGGVILLFQDDKVSGLQLLKGDQWVDVPPMKHSIVVNLGDQLEVITNGKYKSVLHRVIAQTDGNRMSLASFYNPGNDAVIYPAPALLEKEAEERKEVYPKFVFDDYMKLYAGLKFQAKEPRFELMKNVEANVTMGPIATA, from the exons ATGGAGAACTTCCCAGTAATCAACATGAAAAACCTCAATGGTGACAAGAGAGCTTCCACCATGGAGCATATAAAGGATGCTTGTGAAAACTGGGGTTTCTTTGAG TTGGTGAACCACGGAATCCCACACGAGATGATGGACACAGTTGAAAGATTGACAAAAGGTCATTACAAGAAATGCATGGAGCAAAGGTTCAAGGAATTGGTGGCAAGCAAGGCTTTAGAGGGTGTACAAGTTGAGATTACTGATATGGATTGGGAGAGCACATTTTTCTTGCGCCACCTTCCTGTCTCAAACATTTCACAAGTCCCTGATCTAGATAATGAATACAG GACCATCATGAAGGAGTTTGCTGTAAGATTAGAAAAACTGGCTGAAGAACTTCTTGATTTACTATGTGAAAATCTTGGTCTTGAGAAGGGCTATTTGAAGAAAGCCTTTTATGGTTCAAAAGGTCCCAATTTTGGCACTAATGTTAGCAACTACCCTCCATGTCCCAAGCCCGAGTTGATTAAGGGACTTCGACCACACACTGATGCTGGTGGGGTTATCTTGCTTTTCCAAGATGATAAAGTaagtggtctacaactcctcaaGGGTGATCAATGGGTTGATGTCCCTCCAATGAAGCACTCTATTGTGGTCAACCTTGGTGACCAACTCGAG GTGATTACCAATGGAAAATACAAAAGTGTGCTCCACAGAGTCATAGCTCAAACAGATGGAAATAGGATGTCACTTGCTTCATTCTACAATCCAGGTAATGATGCAGTTATTTATCCAGCACCAGCACTGCTGGAAAAAGaagcagaagaaagaaaagaagtctACCCAAAATTTGTTTTTGATGACTACATGAAACTCTATGCTGGACTTAAATTCCAGGCCAAAGAGCCAAGATTTGAACTCATGAAGAATGTGGAAGCCAATGTTACCATGGGTCCAATTGCAACTGCTTAG